TACACTTGCTAATAACCTTGCGAAAGGTGGCTTCGGAAAAGGCGTCTAATAAGCCGGTGAGTCGGAATAGTTGGTAATTCTCCTTGACTTCGCGAGTGCCTCTGAGGCTTACGGTCAAGGTTAGTGGCTCAGCAATAGCTCCCTCCTAGCTGCATCTTCCTCAAATCGACGCTCCAGTATAGATTCTTTCTTGTGTCTTGTCTACTGCCCTGCTGGTGATAAAAAAGCCGACAGTAAACGCTACTGACTTATGTTTATCACTTTCTCTGCTCACTGATGTATTTAAGAGGCGGTTGTGGCTTTGCGGGCGTCTCGCATGGTTTGGACAAATTGTTCAAACATATAATCGGCATCATGCGGTCCGGGACTAGCTTCTGGGTGATATTGGACAGAAAACAGGGGCAGCGAACGGTGCCGCAAACCGGCTACGGTGTGGTCGTTGAGGTTGAGATGGGTGATTTCTACTTCAGGGGATAAGGAGTCGGGATCGATGGCAAACCCGTGATTTTGGCTGGTAATTTCTACCCGCTGTTCTAAACCGGCAGGCTGATTTAAACCCCGATGGCCAAATTTGAGTTTGAAGGTTTCCGCACCGAGGGAAAGGCCGAGAATCTGGTGCCCCAAGCAAATGCCAAATACGGGTTTCTCGCTGTTCAGCAGGGCTTTGGTTGTCGCGATGCCTTCTTTGACGGCAGCCGGATCGCCTGGGCCGTTGGAGAGGAAAATGCCGTCTGGGTTGTGTTTGAGTATTTCCTCTGGGGGCGTGTTTGCCGGCACGACGATGAGTCGGCAGCCATAACTGGCCAGACGCCGCAGGATATTGCGTTTGATGCCAAAATCAATCGCGACAACGGTTAACTGTTCCCCGGCAGGCTGGGTTGTGTCGCTAAATTCCCAGACTCCTTGGGTGGCTTCTGACCATTCGTAGGTTTTAGAGGTGGTGACTTCGGGAACCAGATTTAATCCATTCATGCTGGGCGCGTCTTGCACCACTGACCGCAACTCTGTCGGGTCAAGGATTTCGGTGGAAATGGCCCCGTTCATCGCTCCAACCGAGCGAATTTTGCGGGTGAGTGCTCTGGTATCGATCCCGTAGATTCCTGGAATGTTGTGTTCTTTGAGATAGTCGCTTAAGGATTGGGTGGATCGCCAGTTGCTAGGCCGGCTACAGATGTTGCGAGCGATCGCTCCTCTAATTTGAGGGCGGTTGGATTCTTCGTCTTCGGGATTGACGCCAGTGTTGCCGAGTTCTGGGTAGGTAAAGGTGACGAGTTGGCCACAGTAGCTGGGATCAGTCAGAACTTCTTGATAGCCGGTCATGCCGGTGTTGAAGACTACCTCTCCGACGGTAGTGCCGGTGGCCCCAAAAGACCAACCGCGATAAACAGTTCCATCGATGAGTACGAGAAGGGCCGGTTGAGCAGCAGAGAGCGGCATAGACAGTCAAAAGCTTAGTTGCACTAAGGCGTTATTATGCCATGAGTTGTATAGAGTGTGTGGCGTTTGGGAGGGGCGATTATGATGGAGCGATCGCAAATTCCTCTAGAGTAGCCTTCTGGCTTGTAAACGTCTAAACAAAGTTTAAACATTATTTGTCGGCTTGAACTTGACTCTTTTTCCGTTTAATCAAAAATTTTAGTCGTGATTTTTTTGTAACCCTCCTATTTGATTTGTAAATGAGGGAAATTACTCAAGTTTTTAACGCTCACCAATAATTGAGGATAACGATCATTTTTGTTGATTACCCCTGTATCCTCTAAGAACTTTGGTGGTGGCTGCTCTAGCTGGGAGCATTGCTTACTGAGCAGCAACTTGATTAAACAACAAATTATTGGCAACAAAAGCAACGGCTCTTCTCTTTCAATAGTTAGATGCACCTCATGATGTCATCGTGCAATCCTGTGAGGATGAGTTCTGATAAGTCCTTAGAAGGAGACGTTCGTGAATATCAGTAGACGAGATTTGTTGAAAGTAGCTTCTACCTCTGGTTTGGTTGCAGCAGGGCTTGCGGCTTCAGACGGGTTGTTTGGCAAATCGCTTTTAGCGCAACAACAATCAACCCCAGCCCAAACAAGAAGCGGG
Above is a window of Microcoleus sp. FACHB-672 DNA encoding:
- the carA gene encoding glutamine-hydrolyzing carbamoyl-phosphate synthase small subunit translates to MPLSAAQPALLVLIDGTVYRGWSFGATGTTVGEVVFNTGMTGYQEVLTDPSYCGQLVTFTYPELGNTGVNPEDEESNRPQIRGAIARNICSRPSNWRSTQSLSDYLKEHNIPGIYGIDTRALTRKIRSVGAMNGAISTEILDPTELRSVVQDAPSMNGLNLVPEVTTSKTYEWSEATQGVWEFSDTTQPAGEQLTVVAIDFGIKRNILRRLASYGCRLIVVPANTPPEEILKHNPDGIFLSNGPGDPAAVKEGIATTKALLNSEKPVFGICLGHQILGLSLGAETFKLKFGHRGLNQPAGLEQRVEITSQNHGFAIDPDSLSPEVEITHLNLNDHTVAGLRHRSLPLFSVQYHPEASPGPHDADYMFEQFVQTMRDARKATTAS